The Afifella aestuarii DNA segment AACGGTCTGCCTCCACCAGCGCCTCGTGTGGCGAAAGCGGCGGGTGCAGGTCAGAAAAATTCTTCAGGTAATCTTCAACATTTAGGCGGGCGGCACAAATGTCCGGTTCGCCGACCGGTGTTGCTGCCGGCAGGCCTGACGAAATCTGGTTCACGGCTTCTTTCTCCCGTGAATATTGCTGTTCCCACGGGAAGAATGCGCATTTTCGACCAGTTGGTCAAATTTTTCATTTGCGCAACACTTTGAAGTGCCTGAAAAGCAGGCGCGAGCGCTTTTTGTTCAATGGGTTGCGGGAGGGCGGACGCGCTCGCCGCACCCCGGCTCAGCGGACCGTCGGCGATCTCCCAACGAGATGCGGTGGCCGTGCGGGCCTACCGCATGACGTCGCGCACCGCCGGATAGAGCGCACGCCAGCGCTCATAGCTGTCGCGGTAGGCTTCGCTCAGGGCCGGAACCGGATCGATGGTGTCGGCCAGCGGCGGATGCGTGAGGATCTCTGCGGTATCGCCGCCCTCTGCGGCCAGGAGGCCGAGACGAGCCGCCCCAAAGGCGGCGCCGTAATCGCCTTCTTCGGGAATGCCGATCGGGGTGTTGAGGGCGCTCGCCATGATCGTCAGCCAAGTCTTGGAGCGCGAGCCGCCCCCGACCGCGAGATAACGCGGAATGGTGGTGCCGGCGGCGGCAAGGACTGCCTGGCAATCGGCGAGTGCGAAGGCAACGCCTTCCAGCACCGCCTGGGTGAGTGTGGCGCGGTCGCTTTCCTGCGCAAGGCCGATGAAAACGCCGCGCGCCGCCGCATCGTTGTGAGGCGTGCGCTCTCCGGAAAGATAAGGCAGGAAGAGGACGGGCGCCGGGTAATCCGGGGTGGTGCCAAGATGGCCGATGAGATCGGGCACGGGCTCCTTGAGAAGCCGACTCAGCCATTCGAGCGAGCCTGCGGCCGACAGGATGACGCCCATCTGGTGCCACGTGTTCGGCAGGGCATGGCAGAACGCGTGAACGGCACTTTCCACGTTGGGCGCGAAAGCCTCCGTTGCGGCGAAGACGACGCCCGAGGTGCCGAGCGAGACGAAGGCGGCGCCCGGATGGGTGACGCCCACGCCGCAGGCGGCCGCGGCATTGTCGCCCCCGCCGGCGGCGACGACCACTTCGCCGGTCATGCCCCAGAGGCGGGCCAGTGCCGGGCGCAGCGTGCCGGTTGCCTGCGAGCCCTCGTAGAGCTTCGGCATCTGGCTTTCGTCCATGTCGGTTGCCGCCAGGAGCTCCGGCGACCAGCAGCGCTTGCCGACATCGAGCCAGGAGGTGCCGGAGGCGTCCGACATGTCGGTTGCCGCATCCGCCGTCAGATAAAGGCGCACGAAATCCTTGGGCAGCAGCACCTTGGCGGTCGCGGCGAAGTTTTCCGGCTCATGCGTCTTCACCCAGGCGAGTTTCGGCGCAGTGAAGCCTGGAAAGACGAGATTGCCGGTGATCTCATGGAAGCGCGGATCGGCGTCGAGCCGGCGCGCTTCCTCGGCAGACCGTCCGTCGTTCCAAAGGATCGAGGGGCGGATCGGCGCGCCGTCCTTGGCAACGAGCGTGGCGCCATGCATCTGACCGGAGAGGCCGATCCCTTTGACAGCGGCGACCTCCGCCGGACGTTCGCGCTTCAAGGCGTCCATCGCCGTGCCGAGCGCGGCGATCCAGGCGTTCGGATCCTGCTCCGACCATCCGGGTTGCGGCCGCATCACGTCGAGCGGCGCGGTGGCGGAAGCGAGAACGTCCTGTGCCGCCGTCATCAGGATGACCTTGATGGACGACGTGCCGATATCGATGCCGAGATACACGGAAAAAACCCCTTGCTGCCTCGATTACCTCTTAGCGGCGGAGGGGGCTGAGGTCGAGATCGGCATGCCCGGAAGGATGGTGCGCTGGGGGCGCCGCAGGCCGGGGAGACCAGGCCGGCGGGTGTCAGCTCGTCAGCGTTTGAAAGATGAAATCGCTTTCGTCGAGAGCGCTGACGGCGATGCCGTTCAATGTCAGAACGTCGCCGCCGCCGAGATCGATCAAGGCGTTGCCCGTGCCGTCCTGGGCAATTGTGAGCTCTGAGAAGCTGCTGAAGCCGTTGTCGGAGACATCGATACGGTCGCTGCCGTTCTCGAAGCCGAAGACGGTGTCGTCGCCGTTGTTTGCGACGGTGGCGTAGATGTCGGCGGCGCCGTCGGACGTCCCGAGATAGATCTGGTCGTCGCCCGTGCCCCCGAAGAGGAGGTCGGCGCCATTGCTGCCGTAGAGCGTATCGTTGCCGGCCGCGCCATAAAGCGTGTCGTTGCCGTCGCCACCCTGTAGCACGTCGTTGCCGGCGGCGCCGCCCAGCTCGTCGTTGCCGGTGCCGCCCTTCAAGGTGTCGTTGCCGGCGCCAGCGTAAAGGGCGTCGTTTCCGGCCTCGCCGTTCAGATCGTCGGCTGCCGCATCGCCGCCGCCGAAGAGAAGATCTGCGCCATCGCCGCCATGGATGTGATCGGTGCCGCTGCCGCCGCCAAGGGCATCGTTGCCGCTGCCGCCGTAGAGCGTGTCGACCCCGTCGCCGCCATATACCGTGTCATTGCCGGTGCCCGCATCGAGGTAATCGGCGAAATTGCCCTGGCCGCCGAAGATGAGGTCGGCGCCGTCCCCGCCGCGCAGATTGTCTGCTCCCGTGCCGCCGAACATGGTGTCGGCGCCGGCGCCGCCGGAGAAATTGTCGGCCTCGGCGGTGCCAACCAGATAATTGTCCCCGCTGTCCGGTCCGTAGAGGGACTGCAGCTCGGTGATGTTCGCGGCATTCAGCGTGATCACGCCCATCGAAAAGGGGTACATGATCGAGGTGGGATCATCGTCGTGGTCGAGGCCGATGGCGTGGCCGATCTCGTGGGCGAGCACCGACAGGTGATCCTGATCCGGATCGGCCTCGTCGATGGTGATCTCGGCGCGCGTGATGGTCGTGCCGCTCATATAGGTCACGCAACTGCCGAGCGTGCCGCCATAGCCGTCGATCGGACCCTGAAAAATCTGGATGTCGGCGGACATGAAATTGGCAGCGCTGACGAAATCGGGTTCCATCCACGGATCCCAGATCGCGAAGGCATCAGCGATGTTGAAGCCATAATCGGGCGCCGTCGACGCGAAGGTTATGATCGCCTGGTCGAACGTCGTTCCGTAATTGGCCATGGTTCAATTCCTCTGAGGTCGCTGTCAGCTCGTTACACGAGATTCGTAATATTCTCCTGAGAGGACGAAACGATTGCGGCTAAAACCTGAAGGAAGTTTTGCCGAGGGACGTTTAAGCTTATCGCGTCTGTCTTGCGCGAAGCTTGCAAGGGTCAGTTGCGGCACAAGTCAGTTGCGGCGGAAGCGTCCTTGCAGGCGGTCGCGGACGGCCCGCGCCTGCTGACGGAGAAGCCAGCGCCCATGCTCGGCCGAGCGGGCAAGCCGCGCCCTTGTGGCGGACGGCGTCACCTCCAGAACGGCTGCTTCATAAGGCTCCGAATGGTGCCAGTAATGTGTGAGCAGCCTGGCATCGGTGGTGTTCGAAACGGGATCGATCCGGGCGATGGTGGGATCCGAGAGCCATAGCCGGGTGTTGCGCAGGATAAGCTGAACACCCGGCGAAAAGCGCGAAAAGCTCTCGTCGAAGGCGATCTTCCAGGGGATGAGGAGCGAGCCGGAGACCAGCGTGATCGAGGATGCGGCCAGCTTGCCGCCGACCGTCAGGCGCTCGATTCTGGCTGCATCGCGGGCGCCTGGCGCGAGGATCGCATCTTCGGCGAAGCGTCTGCCGGCATGGTTGAGGATGGCGGTGCCGCGGCGGCCCTTCCAGCCGGCGGCCTCCAGCGCGAGGAAATCCTCGAACGCCGCGGGTAGCGCTGGGCCGGTCGCCGTTGAAAACTCCACCGGGCCCTCGTCCTCCAGCCGGCGGCGAAGGCGGCCGATGTCCTTGCGGCGCTGCGACGAGATGCCGGCTTCGAATTCCTGGAGGGCATCCGGCTCGGCGGTGAGGATGGGACGTTCTTCGCGAAAGATCGTGTGAACCCGACCCTCGGCCGCACGCCGCAGACTGATCCAGGTGTCGCAGAGGACGGGCGTGTCGCTCAGCATCAAAAGCTCGATGCCAGCGTCTGCGAGATCGGCGAAGAGCGCCCGGGCGACGGCGTGTCCGCGGGCGCGATCAAGCAGCGGCACGCCGAGAGGACCATAATTATGGCTCCAGATCTGAGCCATGCGCAGCGCGCCGCGGCGAAAAGGTGCGCATAGGATCGGCGCGAAGAAGACGAGGCGGGTGCCGGCATAGAAAAGCGCGAGCTCGACCTCTCCGTTGCCGAACGCCCTGATGGCGGGGCCGAGGAAGGCCGGAAGATAGAAGGGATTGGCGTCGAGGCTTTCGCCCGCCAGCCTTTCGATCTCGTCGGCATGGACGCTCAAGGCTTCCGGCTTCTCGATGAGAAGGCGGAATGTCGGCTCTGTGGCAGGGCCCGGGGTTTTCACCCAGCCGGCGTCGCTCTTCAGGGGCATCATCTCCATTATACAACGCTAGCAGAGGCCGAGCAGCGGGGAGGAAATTAGGTAAAATTATCCCTAACAAGGCCGCTCAATTTCGCACAACTCACCGCAGAATCGGAGCTCGCTTCAGCCGGAAAAACCGCCTTCCTCCAGAAACCTCCGCTCTGCGGGGCTCGTGTGCCGGCCGAGCACGGCATTTCTGTGGGGAAAGCGGCCGAAACGGCGAATGATGTCCCGATGCTCCAGGGCAAAGGAGAGCGTGCCGGCCTTGTCGAGCCGGTGGCTGAGCGCGACGCAACGGTCCTGGTCGGGAAGGCTTTCGGAATGCATGAAGGGCATGGCGAAGAATTTCGCGACGTCCGCCGGCACCTGGTTCTCGTAGCCCTCAGACAGGGCTTTCCTGGCCAGGCGAAGGGCCGCCGCGTCGTTGGCGAAAGCCTCCGGCCGCTGACGGCAGAGATTTCGGGAGAATTGATCGAGGAGGAGGATGAGGGCGAGAGCGCCGTTCGGCGTCTCGGCCCAGTCCTCGAGCGCGCCCTTCGATGCGGCCTCATGCAGGGCGCCGAAGCGCTCGCCGATCTCGCGATCGAAGGCGTCGCTCTTCTTGAACCATTTCTCCGGGCCCGCCTCGCGCCAGAAGGCGATCACGTCGTGCGGGTCCGGATTTGTCTCTGACATCTCTTGCCTCAAAGCCGGAGATCACCGCTCTCGACCTCTTCATAGAGGCCGGTGTCGAGCGGCACATAGGTCTGCTTTTCCGGGTGCAGCATATAGAGCGGATCGGCGATGCGGTTCGGGTCGAAGCCCTCACGCACGAGGTCGACCTTGCGCTGCTTGAAGGTGCCGGTCATCTCCATCGATTGCTGCAGGCGCAGGAAGATCGGCCGCGCATACCGCGGCAGATGCCGTTCCACATGGACGTAAAA contains these protein-coding regions:
- the xylB gene encoding xylulokinase — protein: MYLGIDIGTSSIKVILMTAAQDVLASATAPLDVMRPQPGWSEQDPNAWIAALGTAMDALKRERPAEVAAVKGIGLSGQMHGATLVAKDGAPIRPSILWNDGRSAEEARRLDADPRFHEITGNLVFPGFTAPKLAWVKTHEPENFAATAKVLLPKDFVRLYLTADAATDMSDASGTSWLDVGKRCWSPELLAATDMDESQMPKLYEGSQATGTLRPALARLWGMTGEVVVAAGGGDNAAAACGVGVTHPGAAFVSLGTSGVVFAATEAFAPNVESAVHAFCHALPNTWHQMGVILSAAGSLEWLSRLLKEPVPDLIGHLGTTPDYPAPVLFLPYLSGERTPHNDAAARGVFIGLAQESDRATLTQAVLEGVAFALADCQAVLAAAGTTIPRYLAVGGGSRSKTWLTIMASALNTPIGIPEEGDYGAAFGAARLGLLAAEGGDTAEILTHPPLADTIDPVPALSEAYRDSYERWRALYPAVRDVMR
- a CDS encoding matrixin family metalloprotease, with translation MANYGTTFDQAIITFASTAPDYGFNIADAFAIWDPWMEPDFVSAANFMSADIQIFQGPIDGYGGTLGSCVTYMSGTTITRAEITIDEADPDQDHLSVLAHEIGHAIGLDHDDDPTSIMYPFSMGVITLNAANITELQSLYGPDSGDNYLVGTAEADNFSGGAGADTMFGGTGADNLRGGDGADLIFGGQGNFADYLDAGTGNDTVYGGDGVDTLYGGSGNDALGGGSGTDHIHGGDGADLLFGGGDAAADDLNGEAGNDALYAGAGNDTLKGGTGNDELGGAAGNDVLQGGDGNDTLYGAAGNDTLYGSNGADLLFGGTGDDQIYLGTSDGAADIYATVANNGDDTVFGFENGSDRIDVSDNGFSSFSELTIAQDGTGNALIDLGGGDVLTLNGIAVSALDESDFIFQTLTS
- a CDS encoding GNAT family N-acetyltransferase codes for the protein MPLKSDAGWVKTPGPATEPTFRLLIEKPEALSVHADEIERLAGESLDANPFYLPAFLGPAIRAFGNGEVELALFYAGTRLVFFAPILCAPFRRGALRMAQIWSHNYGPLGVPLLDRARGHAVARALFADLADAGIELLMLSDTPVLCDTWISLRRAAEGRVHTIFREERPILTAEPDALQEFEAGISSQRRKDIGRLRRRLEDEGPVEFSTATGPALPAAFEDFLALEAAGWKGRRGTAILNHAGRRFAEDAILAPGARDAARIERLTVGGKLAASSITLVSGSLLIPWKIAFDESFSRFSPGVQLILRNTRLWLSDPTIARIDPVSNTTDARLLTHYWHHSEPYEAAVLEVTPSATRARLARSAEHGRWLLRQQARAVRDRLQGRFRRN
- a CDS encoding DUF924 family protein, with product MSETNPDPHDVIAFWREAGPEKWFKKSDAFDREIGERFGALHEAASKGALEDWAETPNGALALILLLDQFSRNLCRQRPEAFANDAAALRLARKALSEGYENQVPADVAKFFAMPFMHSESLPDQDRCVALSHRLDKAGTLSFALEHRDIIRRFGRFPHRNAVLGRHTSPAERRFLEEGGFSG